A part of Xenopus tropicalis strain Nigerian chromosome 4, UCB_Xtro_10.0, whole genome shotgun sequence genomic DNA contains:
- the snai3 gene encoding zinc finger protein SNAI3: protein MPRSFLVKKPCSYKIPNYGQLLEAQAGANTSCFSCSGLVLSLLQNEDSSSSSGTKHDAKEHWGAFPIQSQPLEDTGQKEHLDKVSLYLGNRIVDVIPTGLPLKDNMNNLNLPIRRRPSDMMPGFKTTPYMSLQTEQQSNTFECSDFHITYGMLANNKTQQCHGPAHRLFTCQHCAKAYSSLGALKMHIRTHTLPCTCRICGKAFSRPWLLQGHIRTHTGEKPFSCFHCGRGFADRSNLRAHLQTHSEIKRYQCPGCGKTFSRISLLAKHRDGSCCPVS, encoded by the exons gtgCCAATACTTCCTGTTTCTCTTGCTCTGGCCTGGTGTTGTCCTTGCTTCAGAATGAGGATTCTTCATCTTCATCAGGTACAAAACATGATGCCAAAGAACACTGGGGAGCATTCCCAATTCAATCTCAACCCCTGGAAGATACAGGCCAGAAAGAACATCTTGATAAAGTATCACTTTACCTTGGAAACAGAATAGTAGATGTTATACCAACTGGGTTACCCCTCAAAGATAATATGAACAACCTAAATTTGCCAATAAGGAGAAGGCCGTCAGATATGATGCCAGGATTCAAGACTACTCCATATATGTCTCTGCAAACTGAACAACAGTCCAATACTTTTGAATGCTCAGACTTTCACATAACCTATGGAATGTTAGCAAACAACAAAACACAGCAGTGCCATGGGCCAGCACACAGACTCTTCACTTGCCAGCACTGTGCCAAAGCCTACAGCAGCCTCGGTGCACTCAAGATGCATATacgaacccacacattgccatgTACCTGTAGAATCTGTGGCAAAGCTTTTTCGAGGCCTTGGCTCCTACAGGGACATATTCGGACCCACACAG GTGAAAAACCATTCTCATGCTTTCACTGTGGCCGTGGATTTGCAGACCGCTCCAACCTGCGGGCTCACCTGCAGACACACTCAGAGATAAAGCGATATCAGTGCCCTGGATGTGGAAAGACCTTTTCTCGAATTTCTCTCCTTGCCAAGCATCGTGACGGCTCCTGTTGCCCAGTTTCATGA